The following proteins are co-located in the Cryptosporidium parvum Iowa II chromosome 6, whole genome shotgun sequence genome:
- a CDS encoding hypothetical protein (similar to CAAX prenyl protease, 6+ transmembrane domain protein) produces the protein MQTIIGNKLVQGIFLINLIKYLLYLYVDLRQKKCYDIKEIPKYILDAYKDCGEVSNEEFKKSQSYSNSKMVFGLISRAVTFVINWLFVFYVIYPLMWEIIYTRISSNEYVSSLLFCGAMMLLDYPISLAFDLYYTFVLEEKYGFNNSTLKIFIMDQIKSGLLVTVFGTILLSVMIYIANNTGKYFYVYIALVQFGFIFIFSIIYPIIIVPIFNKLTPVENQELAEKISKLCKDVNFPLKNLYQMDASLRSNHGNAFFSGAFKSKSIILYDTILDFPQDEIVAIIGHEIGHWKNWDNYKLLFFSFIQTFVTLFIFHLTFSWNGLYLSFGFSLDPKLGGRNLVLSLLVFSYVLGPFSSIVGILHSIMSQHAEYKADEFSFNLGFGDFLANSLFRLSKKSSSCMIFDPIYSFIHLSHPTVCDRIVSLKKLKDKKN, from the coding sequence ATGCAAACAATAATCGGAAATAAATTAGTTCAGGGAATCTTTCTGATCAACttaatcaaatatttactttacTTATACGTTGATCTTagacaaaaaaaatgttatgATATCAAAGAGATTCCTAAGTATATATTAGATGCCTACAAAGACTGTGGAGAAGTTTCcaatgaagaatttaagAAGTCCCAATCATACAGCAATTCAAAGATGGTATTTGGACTGATTAGTAGAGCAGTCACTTTTGTTATTAACTGGctatttgttttttatgTAATTTATCCATTAATGTGGGAAATTATTTACACAAGAATTAGTTCGAATGAATACGTctcatctttattattttgtgGGGCAATGATGTTATTAGATTATCCTATTAGTCTTGCTTTCGATCTTTACTACACGTTTGTTTTGGAAGAGAAATATGGTTTTAATAACTCAAcattaaagatatttataatGGATCAGATCAAGTCAGGACTTCTTGTTACTGTATTTGGAACGATTCTGCTTTCTGTAATGATATACATTGCTAATAATACAGGTAAATACTTTTATGTATATATTGCTCTAGTACAATTTGGTTTCATATTTatcttttcaataatatatccaattattattgtcCCTATTTTTAACAAACTCACTCCAGTTGAGAATCAAGAACTTGCAGAAAAAATCAGTAAACTTTGCAAAGATGTTAATTTCCCGTTAAAGAATCTATATCAAATGGATGCTTCTCTCAGATCGAATCATGGAAATGCATTCTTTTCAGGTGCATTCAAATCTAaatctattattttatatgaTACCATTCTTGATTTCCCCCAAGATGAGATAGTTGCAATTATAGGGCATGAAATAGGCCACTGGAAGAACTGGGATAACTACAAACTATTGTTCTTTTCATTTATCCAAACATTTGTAACTCTTTTCATTTTCCACTTAACGTTTTCATGGAATGGACTTTACTTGTCATTTGGTTTCTCTTTAGATCCAAAACTTGGAGGTAGGAATTTAGTTCTATCTCTCCTTGTTTTCTCCTATGTATTGGGTCCTTTCAGCTCAATTGTTGGAATTCTTCATTCTATCATGTCTCAACATGCTGAGTATAAAGCTGATGAGTTTTCATTTAATCTTGGATTTGGGGATTTTCTTGCAAATTCACTGTTTAGACTTTCAAAGAAATCAAGTTCTTGCATGATATTCGACCCTATTTATAGTTTTATCCACTTATCTCATCCCACTGTATGTGACAGAATTGTCAGCCTAAAGAAGTTgaaagataaaaaaaactaa
- a CDS encoding hypothetical protein (with signal peptide and cryptosporidium-specific paralogs), which yields MKIFEILFLFATYFLTKTGFRNSESISNFSLLSLKEGIQEKNETKEYYSKYNITERVPTLFTNILILDMNPSEESRNSHLFKYSNTSYALDCYQKLPQYSIIIGLVKEYSYFLSVYYRLRCENGNEYHDGTKCGDILYLVDLLENKAEILKEKKNLKKNKCFTIESNIVSTQYRFYNHTGFVGRAGKALVESEFVLVEKSFLRRVMSEFEQLLISKTISYELHCISKLENKEEGEVDCYRLRLENWILEQELVLISEEYFKRMSRFERLKDII from the coding sequence AtgaaaatttttgaaattttatttctttttgcaacatattttttaacAAAGACTGGATTTAGAAATTCCGAAAGCATCTCTAACTTTTCATTATTGTCGTTAAAAGAAGGCatacaagaaaaaaatgaaacaaaagaatattattcaaagtaTAATATTACAGAAAGAGTCCCGACTCTATTTACAAATATACTAATATTGGATATGAACCCTTCAGAAGAATCAAGAAATAGCCATTTgttcaaatattcaaatactaGTTATGCATTAGATTGTTACCAGAAATTACCACAATActcaataattattggtCTTGTTAAAGAATACTCATATTTCTTATCTGTTTATTACAGATTAAGATGTGAAAATGGAAACGAGTACCATGATGGAACAAAATGCGGtgatattctttatttagTTGATTTATTGGAGAATAAAGcagaaatattgaaagaaaagaagaatcttaaaaagaataaatgtTTTAcaattgaatcaaatattgTTTCAACTCAATATAGGTTTTACAATCATACTGGATTTGTGGGAAGAGCTGGTAAAGCTTTGGTAGAATCAGAATTTGTTTTAGTTGAAAAATCATTCTTGAGAAGAGTTATGTCAGAATTTGAGCAATTACTCATAAGCAAAACAATTTCTTATGAATTACACTGTATTTcaaaattggaaaataaGGAAGAAGGTGAAGTTGACTGTTATCGCTTAAGATTGGAAAACTGGATTTTAGAACAAGAActtgttttaatttcagAAGAATACTTTAAAAGAATGTCAAGGTTTGAAAGGTTGAAggatataatttaa
- a CDS encoding RPD3/HD1 histone deacetylase, which yields ILLVSHLNNIVVISLKMAKRVSYFYDGDIGSYYYGPGHPMKPQRIRMAHNLILSYDLYKHMEIYKPHKSPQSELVYFHEEDYINFLSSINPDNSKDFGLQLKRFNLGETTDCPVFDGLFEFQQICAGGSIDGAYKLNNEQSDICINWSGGLHHAKRSEASGFCYINDIVLGILELLKYHARVMYIDIDVHHGDGVEEAFYLSHRVLTVSFHKFGEFFPGTGDITDIGVAQGKYYSVNVPLNDGIDDDSFLSLFKPIISKCIEVYRPGAIVLQCGADSVRGDRLGRFNLSIKGHAECVEFCKKFNIPLLILGGGGYTIRNVARTWAYETATILDRTDLISDNIPLNDYYDYFAPDFKLHIPPLNLPNMNSPEHLEKIKAKVIDNLRYLEHAPGVEFAYVPSDFFDREASNLQKQEDEEREEELSSWQGGGRAAGSTESQGNHNEKPKSSRKLQKEHASEFY from the coding sequence attttattagtCAGCCATTTAAATAACATTGTAGTAATATCTTTAAAGATGGCAAAAAGAGTTTCATATTTCTATGATGGAGACATAGgaagttattattatggCCCAGGCCATCCAATGAAGCCTCAAAGAATTAGAATGGCTCACAACTTAATACTTTCATACGACCTATATAAGCATATGGAAATTTACAAGCCTCACAAATCGCCACAGAGTGAGTTAGTTTATTTTCATGAGGAAGACTATATCAATTTCCTTTCAAGTATTAACCCTGATAACTCTAAAGATTTTGGGCTACAActtaaaagatttaatcTAGGAGAGACAACTGATTGCCCTGTATTTGATGGTCTTTTTGAATTCCAGCAAATATGTGCTGGTGGTAGTATCGATGGTgcttataaattaaataatgaacaATCTGACATTTGTATTAATTGGAGCGGTGGACTTCACCATGCAAAAAGATCTGAGGCTAGTGGATTCTGCTACATTAACGATATAGTTTTAGGGATTTTGGAGTTACTTAAATATCATGCTAGAGTTATGTATATTGATATAGATGTACACCATGGAGACGGTGTAGAGGAGGCTTTCTACCTTTCTCATAGGGTATTAACAGTTTCCTTCCATAAGTTTGGAGAGTTTTTCCCAGGAACTGGTGATATCACAGATATTGGAGTTGCTCAAGGTAAATACTATAGTGTTAATGTACCATTAAATGATGGTATTGATGACGACTCTTtcttatcattatttaaaccTATTATTAGTAAATGTATTGAAGTATATAGGCCGGGTGCAATAGTTCTTCAGTGTGGAGCTGATTCTGTAAGAGGCGATAGACTTGGTCGTTTTAATCTATCAATTAAAGGGCATGCGGAATGCGTCGAATTTTGcaagaaatttaatattccCCTACTTATACTTGGGGGTGGAGGATATACAATAAGAAATGTTGCTAGAACTTGGGCATATGAAACTGCTACAATTCTAGATAGAACTGATTTGATTTCAGATAATATACCTTTGAATGACTACTATGATTACTTTGCACCAGACTTTAAACTCCATATTCCTCCACTTAATTTGCCTAATATGAACTCACCAGAACATCtggaaaaaattaaagcgaaagttattgataatttgaGATATTTGGAACACGCTCCAGGAGTAGAATTTGCTTATGTTCCATCAGATTTCTTTGATAGGGAGGCCTCAAACCTTCAAAAACAAGAAGATGAGGAGCGAGAAGAGGAGCTTTCATCTTGGCAAGGAGGAGGAAGAGCTGCAGGTAGCACTGAATCCCAAGGTAATCACAATGAAAAGCCTAAATCATCTAGAAAACTACAAAAAGAACATGCTTctgaattttattaa
- a CDS encoding hypothetical protein (transcripts identified by EST) has product MFNYLKLFSFFTVLFNFLLLLSDQVFFNDFLNTSINPDFASKYSFIKLKSGFYRPLAGTGGRGILKTAIQLRNTVSGPSGPQQKHVPFKQGPQNPQKGPIPIGSSLGLARLLSRAIGTSSSSSTQFTGSSSGQTGGNSTGFRGIKPLSTSMPRSCYRSSAGDGKIPPCYNPNCRPLVKPVGCLSTNCPTNPSAQHFIKPGAGKRQHCKYCD; this is encoded by the coding sequence atgtttaattatttgaagttgTTTTCGTTTTTCACTGTTCTattcaatttcttattGCTTTTATCAGATCAGGTTTTctttaatgattttttaaatacatCCATTAATCCAGATTTTGCCTCCAAGTATTCCTTTATAAAATTGAAGTCTGGTTTCTATCGTCCCCTAGCTGGAACTGGAGGTCGAGGGATTCTTAAAACAGCTATTCAATTACGTAATACTGTATCTGGTCCTTCTGGTCCACAACAGAAACATGTTCCATTCAAACAAGGTCCTCAAAATCCGCAAAAAGGACCTATTCCTATTGGCTCCTCACTAGGTCTTGCTCGGCTATTAAGTAGAGCTATTGGGACTTCCTCAAGTTCTAGTACGCAATTTACAGGTTCATCTTCCGGACAAACTGGTGGGAATTCAACGGGTTTTCGTGGTATTAAACCGCTTAGTACTAGTATGCCTCGAAGTTGTTATCGTTCTTCTGCGGGAGATGGGAAAATACCTCCTTGTTATAACCCTAATTGTCGTCCACTTGTTAAACCTGTGGGATGTCTCTCTACAAATTGTCCTACTAACCCAAGTGCCCAACATTTTATAAAACCAGGAGCTGGAAAAAGACAACATTGCAAATATTGTGATTAA
- a CDS encoding hypothetical protein (secreted protein with 3 cryptosporidium-specific paralogs, serine stretch at C terminus, possible mucin; transcripts identified by EST) produces the protein MKFLSNLSIISILAVIAVFYSFTSTESDLASSSYYELSFVKVKCGGGFCKRLRRALCCCSGGEEEEQPEMVIGNPTDFQHLHSGGLQMRDSDGRLTSRIPSLGTSGPDFSNEGYQSGDEDNNEGNDDTSSVTSSSSSSSSSSSSSSSSSSSSSSSSSSGSSSSGSSSSGSSSSGSSSSSSPPVNGNEYDTKL, from the coding sequence atgaaatttttatcaaatttgtCGATTATCTCAATATTGGCTGTTATTGCTGTCTTTTACAGCTTTACTTCTACTGAATCTGATCTTGCATCAAGTAGTTACTACGAACTTTCTTTTGTCAAGGTTAAATGCGGTGGTGGATTTTGCAAGAGGCTTAGAAGGGCACTTTGCTGTTGCTCCGGCGGTGAAGAAGAAGAGCAACCAGAAATGGTAATTGGTAATCCAACTGATTTCCAACACTTACATTCAGGTGGTCTACAGATGAGAGACTCAGATGGAAGACTTACTTCTCGAATTCCATCTCTCGGTACTTCTGGTCCTGACTTTAGTAATGAGGGCTATCAATCAGGAGATGAGGATAACAATGAAGGCAACGATGACACAAGTAGTGTGACATCATCAAGTTCATCATCAagttcatcatcatcaagTTCCTCATCATCAAGTTCCTCATCATCAAGTTCCTCATCATCAGGTTCCTCATCATCAGGTTCCTCATCATCAGGTTCCTCATCATCAGgttcatcatcatcatcatccCCTCCTGTAAATGGAAATGAATATGACACAAAACTTTAA
- a CDS encoding disulfide-isomerase, signal peptide plus ER retention motif ER protein, with product MIGIRSLVSAAFLGFSCLSKVVLGGDEAHFISEHITSLTSSNFEDFIKSKEHVIVTFFAPWCGHCTALEPEFKATCAEISKLSPPVHCGSVDATENMELAQQYGVSGYPTIKFFSGIDSVQNYSGARSKDAFIKYIKKLTGPAVQVAESEEAIKTIFASSSSAFVGRFTSKDSAEYAVFEKVASGHREHNYAFIAFFQEGEQKLEVLHKDEEPVSLPMPKTVEELEAKISIMNVPLFSAISAENYSLYMSREGYTAWFCGTNEDFAKYASNIRKVAADYREKYAFVFLDTEQFGSHATQHLLIEKFPGLVIQSVNVPSIRYMYGPAKFDSVEPLKEFMKQVSEGKHELSIKSEPIPAEQSGPVTVVVGKTFEEIVFRSDKDVLLEIYAQWCGHCKNLEPIYNQLGEEYKDNDKVVIAKINGPQNDIPYEGFSPRAFPTILFVKAGTRTPIPYDGKRTVEAFKEFISEHSSFPQEKESRDEL from the coding sequence atgatcgGAATTAGAAGCTTGGTTTCAGCAGCATTTTTAGGTTTTTCTTGTCTCTCCAAGGTAGTCTTGGGTGGAGATGAAGCTCACTTCATTTCAGAACACATTACTTCCTTAACTTCCTCCAACTTCGAAGACTTCATTAAGAGCAAGGAACACGTAATTGTTACTTTCTTTGCCCCATGGTGCGGCCATTGTACTGCTTTAGAGCCAGAATTCAAGGCAACATGCGCTGAAATCTCAAAGCTCTCTCCCCCAGTACACTGTGGCAGTGTTGATGCAACTGAAAATATGGAGCTTGCACAACAATATGGTGTGAGCGGATACCCAAccatcaaattcttcagtGGTATTGACAGTGTTCAGAACTATTCAGGAGCAAGAAGCAAGGATGCATTCATCAAGTATATTAAGAAGTTGACCGGACCAGCAGTCCAAGTTGCTGAATCAGAAGAAGCTATCAAGACAATCTTCgcttcttcttcttcagcCTTTGTTGGAAGATTCACCTCTAAGGACTCAGCTGAGTATGCTGTCTTCGAGAAGGTTGCTAGTGGTCACCGCGAGCACAACTATGCTTTCATTGCTTTCTTCCAAGAAGGTGAACAAAAGCTCGAGGTATTACACAAGGACGAGGAGCCAGTTTCTCTCCCAATGCCAAAGACTGTTGAAGAGTTGGAGGCCAAGATATCCATAATGAATGTACCATTGTTCTCTGCAATTAGTGCTGAGAACTACTCCCTCTATATGTCAAGAGAAGGTTATACTGCCTGGTTCTGTGGTACTAACGAGGACTTCGCCAAGTATGCTTCAAACATTAGAAAGGTTGCAGCTGATTACAGAGAAAAGTATGCCTTTGTTTTCCTTGATACTGAGCAATTTGGTTCCCATGCTACTCAACATCTCTTAATTGAGAAATTCCCAGGTTTGGTTATCCAAAGTGTCAATGTTCCATCAATTAGATACATGTATGGTCCAGCTAAATTCGACTCTGTTGAGCCATTAAAGGAATTTATGAAGCAAGTTTCTGAAGGCAAGCACGAACTCAGCATTAAGTCTGAGCCAATCCCAGCTGAGCAATCTGGTCCAGTCACTGTTGTTGTTGGTAAGACCTTCGAAGAAATTGTTTTCAGAAGTGACAAGGATGTTCTTTTGGAAATCTATGCCCAATGGTGTGGACACTGTAAGAACCTCGAGCCAATCTACAACCAACTCGGCGAAGAGTACAAGGACAACGACAAGGTTGTGATTGCAAAGATCAATGGACCACAAAACGATATCCCATATGAAGGTTTCAGTCCAAGAGCCTTCCCAACTATCTTGTTCGTCAAGGCCGGAACTAGAACCCCAATTCCTTATGATGGAAAGAGAACTGTTGAGGCCTTCAAGGAATTCATCAGTGAACATTCTTCCTTCCCTCAAGAAAAGGAATCTCGTGACGAACTctaa
- a CDS encoding leucine rich repeat (LRR) protein: DKHKYKVFVDFSNYYFELMSKNLSIVELSKYVPNGDILGSQELKLRELEITGIDELTQAKNLRKIDVSKNKLESVSFLKYCWNLTDINLSNNNLTSVDEICNLENVKILNISNNSIKSIENLCRSPGLQKSLKVLIANHNKIRYIPDLSHFKELETVILSHNEAIEIENPKNHCPKLKKMSLSNNCLKQFPFSLNFNMVQELRLNNNKILSLPSDITYMGNIKILELGHNFITEIDPLLSLTKLKSLNISKNPCIIAEGTEGDNSNSIKTLNLIKEKLPSLDSLNGSFISKSNDKKRINKKKGIKNENKKKFSTGKPNSLNKKIIKKV, translated from the coding sequence GATAAACATAAATATAAGGTATTTGTTGATTTcagtaattattatttcgaATTAATGAgtaaaaatttatcaatagtTGAACTCTCAAAGTATGTCCCTAATGGAGATATATTAGGTTCTCAGGAATTAAAATTGAGGGAACTAGAGATAACAGGTATTGATGAGCTTACACAAGCAAAgaatttgagaaaaatagatgtttcaaaaaataagttgGAATCTGTTTCATTTCTTAAATATTGCTGGAACTTAACAGATATAAATcttagtaataataacttaaCTTCAGTAGATGAAATTTGTAATCTTGAGAATGTAAAAATCTTAAATAtaagtaataatagtatCAAGTCAATAGAAAATTTGTGTAGGAGCCCAGGACTTCAAAAATCTCTTAAGGTTTTAATCGCTAatcataataaaataagatATATTCCAGATTTAAGCCATTTTAAGGAACTAGAAACGGTCATTTTATCCCATAATGAGGCTATTGAAATTGAGAATCCTAAGAATCATTGTCCAAAGCTTAAAAAGATGAGTTTATCGAATAACTGTCTTAAACAATTTCCATTTAgcttaaattttaatatggTCCAGGAGCTAAGGCtcaataataacaaaattCTTTCATTGCCTTCAGACATAACTTATATGGGTAATATAAAGATTCTTGAGCTTGGACATAACTTTATTACTGAAATTGATCCTCTATTAAGTTTGACAAAATTAAAGtcattaaatatttctaaaaatcCATGCATTATAGCAGAAGGTACCGAGGGtgataattcaaattcaataaagactttaaatttgattaaagaaaaattgcCATCTTTGGATTCGTTGAATGGTAGttttatttccaaatcaaatgataaaaaaagaataaataaaaaaaaaggtatTAAGAACGAAAATAAGAAGAAGTTTAGCACAGGAAAACCTAactctttaaataaaaagattattaaaaaagtctaa
- a CDS encoding conserved protein with signal peptide and transmembrane domain or GPI anchor signal near C-terminus gives MLVQMKQVSFVLLFCLFFYQLDKLHAEVIYAVNCGGPRYFSKSENILYEEDNGYNGGISTDSGKQLSPFPYVEDDFVYLSERYSTDRTLQYMLNLNKLTPGVFTIVLKFSEIHFKEPGKKVFSIAVGNVIFKQSFDIYKEVGFGVPMEEYIECTFDGENISLNGMNITQGYSKEEKLLILAMFKQEDNPKINAIVVYKGSKDEIPKIQRPKPKLSVESILQKINKEGQKPDIINNQIYLIDEPLFTVKELTVTDSLYNLISTIPGIIISLIISVATLRIGVILSSHLSD, from the coding sequence ATGCTCGTACAGATGAAACAAGTTTCATTTGTGTTATTGTTTTGTTTGTTTTTTTATCAACTAGATAAATTACATGCGGAAGTCATTTACGCCGTGAATTGTGGGGGTCCAAGGTATTTTTCAAAGTCAGAGAATATTTTATACGAAGAAGACAATGGATATAATGGAGGTATTAGTACAGATTCAGGAAAACAATTATCTCCATTTCCTTACGTAGAAGATGATTTTGTATATCTATCAGAAAGATATTCTACAGATAGAACATTGCAATATATGCtcaatttaaataaattgacGCCTGGTGTATTTACAATAGTATTAAAGTTTAGTGAAATCCACTTTAAAGAGCCCGGAAAAAAAGTCTTTAGTATTGCTGTTGGTAATGTTATATTTAAACAGTCTTTTGATATATATAAGGAAGTAGGATTTGGTGTACCAATGGAGGAATACATTGAGTGTACTTTTGATGgtgaaaatatttcattaaatgGAATGAACATAACCCAGGGATATTCAAAAGAGGAGAAGCTACTGATTTTAGCAATGTTTAAACAGGAAGACAATCCCAAAATTAATGCAATTGTTGTTTACAAAGGCAGTAAAGACGAAATCCCAAAAATTCAAAGACCAAAGCCAAAACTTTCTGTGGAAAGTATCTTACAAAAGATTAATAAGGAGGGTCAGAAGCctgatattattaacaatCAAATATATCTTATAGATGAACCTCTTTTCACTGTTAAAGAATTAACTGTTACTGACTCtctttataatttaatttcaactATTCCtggaataattatttcGTTAATCATTTCAGTAGCAACTCTAAGAATAGGAGTAATACTATCCAGTCATCTATCTGATTAA
- a CDS encoding inosine-5-monophosphate dehydrogenase yields SNMGTKNIGKGLTFEDILLVPNYSEVLPREVSLETKLTKNVSLKIPLISSAMDTVTEHLMAVGMARLGGIGIIHKNMDMESQVNEVLKVKNWISNLEKNESTPDQNLDKESTDGKDTKSNNNIDAYSNENLDNKGRLRVGAAIGVNEIERAKLLVEAGVDVIVLDSAHGHSLNIIRTLKEIKSKMNIDVIVGNVVTEEATKELIENGADGIKVGIGPGSICTTRIVAGVGVPQITAIEKCSSVASKFGIPIIADGGIRYSGDIGKALAVGASSVMIGSILAGTEESPGEKELIGDTVYKYYRGMGSVGAMKSGSGDRYFQEKRPENKMVPEGIEGRVKYKGEMEGVVYQLVGGLRSCMGYLGSASIEELWKKSSYVEITTSGLRESHVHDVEIVKEVMNYSK; encoded by the coding sequence tcaaaCATGGGTACAAAAAACATAGGAAAAGGCTTAACATTCGAAGACATTTTGTTGGTTCCAAATTATTCAGAGGTACTACCAAGAGAAGTTAGCTTAGAAAcaaaattaacaaaaaatgtTTCTCTAAAAATCCCTCTGATAAGCTCTGCAATGGATACAGTAACAGAACATTTAATGGCAGTAGGAATGGCGAGACTAGGAGGGATTGGAATTATTCACAAAAATATGGATATGGAAAGTCAGGTGAATGAAGTATTGAAAGTCAAGAATTGGATATCtaatttagaaaagaatgaaagTACTCCAGATCAAAATTTAGACAAAGAAAGTACAGATGGAAAAGATACAAAGTctaacaataatattgatgcTTATAGCAATGAAAATCTTGATAATAAAGGTAGATTAAGAGTTGGAGCAGCAATAGGTGTAAATGAAATAGAAAGAGCAAAATTATTAGTAGAAGCAGGAGTAGATGTGATTGTATTAGACTCAGCGCATGGCCATTCCCTTAACATTATCAGAACtttgaaagaaattaagtcaaaaatgaatattgaTGTAATTGTTGGGAATGTTGTAACAGAAGAAGCaacaaaagaattaattgagAATGGTGCAGATGGGATAAAGGTTGGAATTGGTCCAGGAAGTATTTGTACCACAAGAATTGTTGCAGGAGTTGGTGTTCCTCAAATCACTGCAATTGAGAAATGTTCATCAGTTGCCAGTAAATTTGGTATTCCGATCATTGCAGATGGAGGAATAAGATATAGTGGTGATATTGGAAAAGCATTAGCTGTTGGAGCTTCAAGTGTAATGATTGGTTCAATCCTTGCTGGCACTGAAGAAAGTCCAGGTGAAAAAGAACTTATAGGCGATACTGTTTATAAGTATTATAGAGGCATGGGAAGTGTTGGAGCAATGAAGAGTGGTAGTGGGGATAGATATTTCCAAGAGAAAAGACCTGAAAACAAGATGGTTCCAGAAGGTATTGAAGGTAGAGTTAAATATAAAGGTGAAATGGAAGGTGTAGTATATCAGCTTGTTGGAGGACTAAGATCCTGCATGGGCTATTTAGGTTCTGCCtcaattgaagaattatgGAAGAAATCAAGCTATGTTGAAATAACAACATCTGGATTAAGAGAAAGTCATGTTCATGATGTTGAAATCGTAAAAGAAGTAATGAATTATAGTAAATAG